TACCATTGTCCATACTTTCTGGATGATTCTTTAAACATTATATTAGACTTAAATGAGCTGGTGTAAAAAGCTTAAATATACAGCAAGCATGTTGAAAGATTCTTCCCATATCggtcactaaaatgaatcattaCAATTTTGCATACATTTACAGAAAACCTGTTTTGCTGCTTCCATGCACATTGAGGTTGTTTTCCGGTAACAATGGAATTTTGTTAAAAAGTAACTATGCATTTTATAAACCGTATTTACAGTGGTGGGAGAACAGTGTTTGAATGGGTCCTCTTCAGTTGGGTATGTGCTCCAGTCCCATTGTAATGTCTCTTAATTTAGGGTCATCTCTCCAGTTCACTTTACTGGCAAGTATGATTCCCTGAAACAAGGCAAAATGTGTTTGACAGGTTTTCAAGTACATGgggtttcttaaaaaaaaaaaaaaaaaacttttgctaGATGGGCAGATAAAATTAgatgatgaaaataaaattttcaaatgATACTATGAGAAGGCACATACCCGgagaacattttgtaaaatggCTGTGACCTTCTGATATTTCTGTAGGACTGCTTCAGCTCTTTCCTTAGCCCTTTGCTGAACCTCTCCATGATTTCCCATCATCTGTTTCAACTCATTTATCTCTTGCATTTTCTTCTTTATCTGTCCTTTTAAATCTAGGAAAGAATCAGATACCCTGTAGTTATTACCAGTCACTCTAATGGTACTGAAAATCTGAGTGTacttttttcctcttttgaaaaACGATTAGAGCAGATGTGTTTCATCTTGTCACAGCATTGTTTTATGTTGAGATATGGGGATTCTAGAGATACACTGAACCCAGTGCAATATTAGACCCCACTAGAGctgaggagagaaaaaaatagaCCATATAAATAGTTTGCAATTCAGAAAGTCAAATTAAAATAGTACCTAGTCTTTCCTTTTGGAGATCTGTGATCTGGTCCTGAAGAGCTCGTGTTTCCTGGAGAAAGACATCAATGGAAAaggcatacatttttaaaatgttaatttctatTTGCATTATGGTCATTCAATTGTTAAATTAAGTCAATGGTTTACAATAGTCTCATTTCTATGTCAGAGTAGGGAATTCTACCTTTAAAATTCCCATGGTCTTTTCACAAAGCTCTGTGTTCTGGCTGGTCAGTGCCTTCAATGGCCTGCATATGATGACCGATGAGATTACTTTTAGGACCAAAGGCTAGAGACATTAGATTAAGGCACGCACATAAGAATTCACTTACTCAGCATCTGAATCATTCTGAATGATCTTCTCTGTGATAGTATTCCAAATTTGCATTCTAGAACAAAAGCAATCATTTTAAACGAGGAAAGGGTTGAGATGTGCAAAAAAAGTTTGAGACCACTGAATCATTACCTGTTCAACACCAGGGTTTTGTTGAAGTGTGAGAGCCTTGCCTGCTCTATTTCACTTTCATATTTGGATCTATAGATTGTACAAAAAACATCAGGTTCTCTCAAACATATAGCATATACCGGTACATGTACAGATATATTCATAAATTTGAAATAACAAACTTACAGATCTGCATCAGCTTCACATAACTCTTTGTGTTTTCCTAAGTATAAAATACTACATTTAGCATCACATTTATTATAAGTGGTTAATATTTGCACTGTGTGCTGTTTGATCACAGATAAATAGGAGCTCACCCATACTGACTTTAACATTCATCTCAAAGCACTGGTTTTCCATTATTTCTTTCATTCTTGAGGGAAGAAAAGATACAGAATGAACAGTTACACAACATTCTTTATTTGCTCCAAGTATTAGTGCAAGAAGAAAAATGCAAACCATACAAATAAAGTATATAAAAGAAAGGTAATTCACTTTAATAAACGTGTGGGTGTCACTCCATCAGAAGCTAATGATGGATCAGGCTGGCTGTTACTCATTGCAACAGGGTCCACATCTGAAGAGGGTTCATCATGAATATTGGAACTCATCTTTTTGCGTCTGTGcagcaaaaacacaaaacaaattccattcAAACGAGTGATTTTGTCAGAATAACAAGCTGTACTGTTTTACtcctttttacattattttacattgtgTTCTGTAGCgttatcttaaaggggtcatgtcattgtttttgacatatatatatatattcgaggaccagaactaagtGATGTGTGATATATATAGAGAGTgagttacatatatatatattagctattTCTATGGACAACTTATTCCTCTTACCGCCGCCTCTGGTTCTTTCAATTGCTtagatttttttaacaaatgtttctGTACGTAGTTGTTGCAAAACTCGAAACCGCCCGACCACAATAAATGCAGTCCAGTGTGAAACTGCCGCCAGGAAGTAGTTATGTCACGTGACGCAAGATTTACGAAACCCCGCCCACCTATATCAAGCCGAAGATAGGCATGAGCAGAAATAAAGGATTGGCCTGGCTAATAACAGATTCGAGGTCAACATGAGAAAATGAGGTTGTATTAAACTGATACATTGCGTATTATTGGTAAGAATTTATATCTATTGTGCTCAGAATGAAGTGTCATTAGATATATTTAAATGAAGCCTTATTTTAAAGGCAAAACTATGCAGCAGATGATGTTAGCATGATGAGCCAGGGCGAAGTGAATCCGTTTGAGGGGTCAGTTACGCTGCACAAATGTATTGTTCATGTATGATTTCAGAGCTTATGGATTCGACGAACTCTCTTGTATATGTGCTTGGATTGTCAGCCAGTTTCATGTTCATTTAGTATCTTTTAGCTCCAGAATAGCATTGCATTTCTGAACATAACGATTGTATTTACCACTGGATAAATAACATTGGTCTTTATATTAGTCTTATTATGTCTGATTGCCAATGCCATGTCTTAAAGGCAGTTGAGGAAAGCGTTTTGTCCTCTAATTTATAGCAGTATCATCAGCGCCATCTGGTGGTGAAGTGTTAATTTGTGGGCGTGTCTGTGTTTTGATCTGGAAGCTGTTCTCGAATGTCGTCATGGGAAGCAAAGTGAGTGGCAAGATGGCAGCTGCCAGTCGGGTCGTGCAGGTAAATAATCGCTCCAGCATGAACACTGAACGTGTTGCTGTGACATCTCGTCTATTTAAATGCATTGTTGAAATGTTGATCACTTCTTCGCTTAGGATTTGGGAATTTTGCGCATGGGTGGTTGTCCTTCACCAAATGCATTGATTTCACTGGTTTGACAGATGCCCTTGTGGACAAACCACCTCTCTGTCTGTTTATATCTCTTCATTTGTCTTTAAACCTTATTGTAATCTCGACAGCACTTAAAGCATTATatattcaaaatgaaaaatatttgttttatttaattgtaaatatCCACAACTTGTGAAATGCACTTGTACACTTTATATTTGTTCTgatcatattcatttattttgcaggtTGTGCGACCTCATGCACCTTTAATTAAATTCCCAGAACGAAACGGCATCCCCAGGCCAAATGGTCAGTATTGAGGCCCTTATAGTGCcttattttattagctttttgTATGTTTGTCCAAGTTCagtcaatgtaacattttcagctATATTCAGTATCTGAGTGACATTATGCACTATTTCTTGATTTTCTCACACTTTAATTGATTAAGATCAACAATTGGTGAGTATTATTTGGGGCAGTTGGTAATGGGTTAGTTCAGAGTTTCCCAAATATTTTTGCAGAAAGAACCCCCACAGCAACATCAGTAAGGCAGATGTACCCCTTTACTGATATAAAATATGTGGACCAAAGactatattatttaacatataattaatattgattattattaatgatgatatatatatatatatacatatatatatatatatatatatatacacacacgcacgcacgcatgctgCACATGCCAAAAAAATCAGTGGGCATGCTTTTATTAAAAGTTGGacaaaatgtggtgttttacagtggactttttttttttttttttaatgatataggagcaaatgggcagattcaattcatataaaattttattggtaagagaaacttaagtgtactttttcaatgcattattagacactatatgTACAGATATTAAACATATTGAATGCTGacgtttaatttgctgaagtttagaATCtccattattaaaactattattttctctggctgccgttcagtctctCTCTACAAGTATACATGGCTGCAGCTCGCTGGACAGTCAGGTTCTTTTCAGTCTCTATCATGCACACGCTGGGTCTCACTGGGGTGAAACTGGTTCAGATGAAAATGAGTGAGCATTTCTGTCGCTCGCAATGAAAATGTGTGCACTGCTCCAcaaaatcagtttctgtgctaatATGTGTGGTTTATTCTGGCTTTACCTCCTGGAAATTTATAGTTTATATTATAGTAGAGAATTTTAGTTGGGAAAAACTTTAgcaaagtttcagaaacaaaACGGATACGGCATTAATTGCGTTCAATTTGTTTTacgtgtaaaaaaacaaaactatgcaGAACTTGCAGAAATGAATGCATTACTAGTTTTATTAAAtgcttgtttacatgcacaatttgtattatttacaatattgattctacattgatatgtagaacaagtgctaaaactgTATTATCTCTTTAAGACTACTGACTGCAGTTCAGTTCTGCCAGTGAGTGCATAATAACGAGAGAGAACACACACTTTCTTTAGTGCATTCTGCTGTTTGATTAGAATAATGttcctctttttttgtttttgatcaacaaactGTATTAACAGAAAGGGCATTAAACGAGACGTTATTAAATGACAAATGGATAGTGTGGATCCCGTCTTCGGACACATTACACTGGATGAGGCTAAGCATACTTTTACTCTCCACACGCAATAAAAAGATCTTGGTGCCAAATTTTGCATAAAGCTAAATATCGATATCGGGATTGTTTAAATGAAGAATATTTTTACCGATCtctaattgtattattttgtgcCATACATGTTATTTTGTTAGGTtcaacaaagcaaaacacaaatcTTTTCGCATACCCCATGAAACCTGCTTGCGTTCCTCCTGGGGTATGTGATTGGGAATCACTGggctatttcacccaaaaatgaaaattccatttaagtgatatgggtttggagcaacatgagggaatttatgtaaaagtaaatgatgacagaattttcatatttgggtgaacaatccctttaaaaggTCACACAGCACCAGTTCCTTGATAACACTACAGTCTGAAATTGTTTTTCCAGTACAAGAGGCACTGAAAGTGATTGCTGCCAGTATCCCACAGATCTCCCCATCTGCACCTCCACCTGCAACATCAATTTTACCTCCACCCAGACCACCAGGACCTGTCACCCAACTCCCTGGCACCCCAGACAGCATTGCTGTAGTTCGAGATCTCCCTCAGAGATACCGCAGAAGAACCCTTGCGTTAGAAGAAATGGACTACATCCAGGTTGTTATTAATTTGTTTGAAATGCCAGAATCAGTTTTTtgcataacttttttattttatttatttatttattttttaattgttaaatgGATATTGCACAAATGGTTTCTTTTCAATATTACATCTATTATACTAACTTGAATATGGAGGTTAGAAAAAtatagacaaatttatacattGTTGTCATGTTTAGAATATACAGACAAACCACCTGACAATAACTTCTCTCTCTTGCAGCGTGGTGGACCTGAGTGACAGTGGACTGAAGTCATTATTTgtggaaatttttttttgttgcctgaTATTTTCTCTCTACAAAAGGAATTCACAAAATGTCACAACACAATAAAGTACAAAGAAATTATAGTTAAATTGTACATAGAGATTATTATTTAACAACTGTACAGCATCTGATTGGTTGTTGTACATATTCAGATGCTCTATATTAACAGCAAGGATGTTAATTTTCACATTAAAAGTATACAGCTGCTTGCCTTTTTTGTAGTTTTCAAAGAACATCTTTCCTATTCTCAAGTCCAGTTGCTCTGTACTCTCTTATTTGCCACCATCTCTAACCATCATGAACAAAGCTGATGGTGAATTTCCTCTTTCACATTACATGTTCTGGCTTCAGAGCAAAGCATTGAACTGAGTAACTGCATATTATACAAGGTCTATGCTGAACAAAATGGATCACTACTGTTGATCTGACATATTAAAATATTGACAAATGTTTTGAAagcttttgtttttagttttctttTATGAATAGCCACCAGTCTTAGTCTTCATCGTCATTTTTACTTTAACCATATTCAAACATAATAGTCGAGTTGGATGCATTGATGTTTTCAGTTATTCCAAAATACCACATCTGTTTCCAGAGCTTTTATTTCTGGAAATTTTACACCAATAAAAgtacaacaaaaatacaaaataatgcaaaacaaaaagcaatgcaattatatttacatattttataaacaacAGATATCTGTTTGAATAATTCcattattaaatgttatgattGTCTTTATATATGGATATACATTTATAGGATTTGTTGGCTTTGTTCACAAATTTTCCCATTGTTCTCACCCCCACCCCCTgcttaataattcatttaaatttctAAATGAAATAGAACACACACCCAAAGCCACTGAGGATACATAAAACTTTTCTTGATATTTTTCAAAGATGTGTTAATTCTGTAGTCAAAACAACTTGTACATTCTGGTCTTAAAGTTTAAAATTAAACATACAATATGCAAAACATTTCGGGATAAAATCACTTCCACAGTACCTCAGCAAATCTACTCAAAGACACAACTGTGCAGTTTGCTGTATCATTTATAAAAGTACTAATATCTATACAGAGCACAGAcacaaagtacaaaaataaaaaaaagaaaaaaacttttcatATGAGCACCAAGTACTACATTAGTTGTGTTGTATGTTGTGCATGATAAAGTTCTCTTATTGACCGATTCTTTGTAGTGCTTTCTAACTTGTCAATGAACAATCCACTGATCCATTTCAATCAGTGTCTATAATCACATCTCCAAACATGCTATTAATGAGTACTTTTCTATGCATGAACTATGCAGATGTATGAGACTCTTTCAACTCAACTTATAATTGCAACTGCAGTGCATTCAATAAACTCTTCACATTACTGATAGCAGCTGTTAAATATCAAGGGTGTAAAAATCACGGTGAACAACTGGAAACATACTCTTCTAATGAGCAAAGAAATAAACTGTGTCCATATACGGATGCTTAAGAATAAAATGATCTATAATTATAATTTCCATTTCTATATAAATCTCTCACAAAATGATATGTGGTATTTTTCTCAAACGATCACCACTATCATGCATGTATTCGTTGTCTCTTACTGCAGCAAACAAAAAGCGGAATAAAGTAATGAATATTATGAGACTTCGAAGAGTAGAACAATCTGTACATATCTACATATTATTGCCATAAATAACACTTTCATCATTTGTGCACTTATTTAGCCTAATCATGATCAGCGCAATTAATATACAATAGAAATGAAAGGTTATTTTCTTTTTGCATGCAAAAAGCAAACGGGACTCAAGCTCAGAGTAAGTATCGGTTCTGATGCAGTGCGCCAAGACAATTGATTTTTGGCACGGTACATTAATTAGCTTGTATTGTCTCGAATGAACAAAAGTCCAATTAGCTTAGTGCACACAAATTAC
This sequence is a window from Xyrauchen texanus isolate HMW12.3.18 chromosome 37, RBS_HiC_50CHRs, whole genome shotgun sequence. Protein-coding genes within it:
- the LOC127631307 gene encoding centromere protein H-like, with protein sequence MSSNIHDEPSSDVDPVAMSNSQPDPSLASDGVTPTRLLKMKEIMENQCFEMNVKVSMGKHKELCEADADLSKYESEIEQARLSHFNKTLVLNRMQIWNTITEKIIQNDSDAEPLKALTSQNTELCEKTMGILKETRALQDQITDLQKERLDLKGQIKKKMQEINELKQMMGNHGEVQQRAKERAEAVLQKYQKVTAILQNVLRGIILASKVNWRDDPKLRDITMGLEHIPN
- the LOC127631210 gene encoding alpha-ketoglutarate dehydrogenase component 4-like, which produces MGSKVSGKMAAASRVVQVVRPHAPLIKFPERNGIPRPNVQEALKVIAASIPQISPSAPPPATSILPPPRPPGPVTQLPGTPDSIAVVRDLPQRYRRRTLALEEMDYIQRGGPE